One Chordicoccus furentiruminis DNA window includes the following coding sequences:
- a CDS encoding DUF1304 domain-containing protein, with translation MSLITKVLAVLTAAEFVYILYLETLATDSEKTSKVFGMPVEELRRPSVNTLFKNQGVYNGLLAVLILIAVFGFASRAALIALMLYIVAVALYGSATSSPKIILMQGGPAILTLISCLF, from the coding sequence ATGAGCCTGATCACGAAGGTGCTGGCCGTTCTGACGGCGGCTGAATTTGTCTATATTCTGTATCTGGAAACGCTGGCGACGGATTCGGAGAAGACGTCGAAGGTATTCGGGATGCCTGTGGAGGAACTGAGGCGTCCGTCTGTCAATACACTCTTCAAAAACCAGGGTGTCTATAACGGCCTCCTAGCCGTACTGATCCTGATCGCCGTGTTCGGATTTGCGAGCCGGGCCGCGCTGATCGCGCTGATGCTCTACATCGTCGCGGTCGCGCTGTACGGAAGCGCCACAAGCAGCCCGAAGATTATTCTGATGCAGGGCGGACCCGCGATTCTGACGCTGATCAGCTGCCTGTTCTGA
- a CDS encoding ribosomal-processing cysteine protease Prp, with product MIHVTVFRDSTGYRGYEARGHADYAESGYDIICSAVSVLTINTANAIEKLTGDEIRDEERDGWIRCRFPSGLSKEGTLLMDAMLLGLGQVAETVQEETGKPFVKLEIEEVKSC from the coding sequence ATGATTCATGTGACGGTATTCCGGGACAGCACCGGCTACAGAGGATATGAGGCCCGCGGCCATGCGGACTACGCGGAGAGCGGTTATGATATTATCTGCAGCGCAGTATCGGTTCTGACGATCAATACGGCCAATGCCATCGAGAAACTTACCGGAGATGAGATCCGGGACGAGGAGCGGGACGGCTGGATCCGCTGCCGCTTTCCCTCGGGACTTTCGAAAGAAGGAACGCTTCTGATGGACGCCATGCTGCTCGGACTCGGGCAGGTCGCTGAAACGGTGCAGGAAGAGACAGGAAAGCCGTTTGTGAAACTCGAAATCGAGGAGGTTAAGTCATGCTGA
- the rplU gene encoding 50S ribosomal protein L21 → MYAVIATGGKQYKVSEGDIIRVEKLGAEKGETVTFDQVLAIGGDALKFGGDVKGATVEAEVLQQGRERKLVVYKYKPKTGYHKKNGHRQYYTAVRINKING, encoded by the coding sequence ATGTACGCAGTGATTGCTACCGGCGGAAAGCAGTACAAAGTATCCGAAGGTGATATCATCCGTGTCGAGAAGCTCGGCGCTGAGAAGGGCGAGACCGTGACGTTTGATCAGGTTCTTGCGATCGGCGGCGATGCGCTGAAGTTCGGCGGGGATGTCAAGGGCGCGACCGTTGAAGCGGAAGTGCTTCAGCAGGGCCGTGAGAGAAAGCTGGTCGTCTACAAGTATAAGCCGAAGACAGGCTATCATAAGAAGAACGGCCACAGACAGTACTATACGGCTGTCAGAATCAACAAGATCAACGGTTGA
- the rpmA gene encoding 50S ribosomal protein L27, with translation MLNMNLQLFAHKKGVGSTKNGRDSEAKRLGAKRADGQFVKAGNILYRQRGTHIHAGVNVGLGGDDTLYAKADGIVRYARLGRDRKQCYIEPVAESAE, from the coding sequence ATGCTGAATATGAATCTTCAGCTCTTCGCCCACAAGAAAGGTGTCGGTTCCACCAAGAACGGCCGTGATTCTGAAGCGAAGAGACTCGGAGCCAAAAGGGCTGACGGTCAGTTCGTGAAAGCGGGCAACATCCTTTACAGACAGCGCGGCACGCATATCCATGCGGGCGTGAACGTCGGTCTCGGCGGTGATGACACGCTGTATGCGAAGGCGGATGGCATTGTCCGTTACGCAAGACTTGGAAGAGACCGCAAGCAGTGCTACATCGAGCCTGTTGCGGAAAGCGCCGAGTAA
- a CDS encoding ribonuclease E/G, giving the protein MRDYIVTELQDGMRGLLAAALYEDRKLAMLRVGTFGSRSDVGTVVKGRVENTAKNIGGAFVCTDGRTGNVFLPTGASDPFGRVNASSPVLVQVVRDAAGIKRPVVTRNISLAGRYAVVSRRPGRISFSSKLTEEQRALIRKWIPREDTEEFHVLIRTNAAWTDKQTLLAELERLKNSMRRILDAAGGASVGTVLYRPEPFYIEAARDLYEAPDRMFSDIPACAEELTRLRASMGGRGENPVLFEHAAGALSLPALYGLPRDLERLAQPRVWLPCGGFLVIERTEAFISIDVNTGHCVKGKIPEETYRRVNLEAAAEIARQLSLRNLSGMILVDFISMRAADHNEELVNVMKKLVRKDHIHTEVVDLTPLGIMEILRQKVRRPLAEELAAFSGNASGSGEAEES; this is encoded by the coding sequence ATGCGGGATTATATTGTGACGGAGCTGCAGGACGGAATGAGGGGGCTTCTGGCGGCAGCCCTGTACGAGGACCGGAAGCTGGCGATGCTCCGTGTCGGAACCTTCGGAAGCCGGTCTGATGTCGGCACGGTGGTGAAGGGACGCGTGGAAAATACCGCGAAGAATATCGGAGGCGCGTTTGTCTGCACAGACGGAAGGACGGGAAATGTCTTTCTTCCGACCGGGGCGTCGGATCCGTTCGGCCGGGTGAACGCCTCCTCACCCGTCCTGGTTCAGGTCGTCCGGGACGCGGCCGGAATCAAGCGGCCGGTCGTGACGCGAAATATTTCTCTGGCTGGCCGGTATGCGGTGGTCTCGAGGCGGCCCGGACGGATCAGCTTCTCCTCGAAGCTGACGGAGGAGCAGAGAGCGCTGATACGGAAATGGATTCCGAGGGAGGACACGGAGGAATTTCATGTTCTGATCCGGACCAACGCCGCCTGGACGGACAAGCAGACGCTGCTGGCGGAACTGGAACGCCTTAAAAACTCGATGAGAAGGATTCTCGATGCGGCCGGCGGCGCGTCTGTGGGTACGGTGCTTTACCGGCCGGAGCCCTTCTATATAGAAGCGGCGCGTGATCTCTACGAGGCGCCGGACCGGATGTTCAGCGATATACCGGCCTGCGCGGAAGAGCTGACCCGGCTGAGAGCGTCGATGGGGGGAAGAGGGGAAAATCCGGTTCTGTTCGAACACGCGGCCGGCGCTTTGTCTCTTCCGGCGCTCTACGGTCTGCCGAGGGATCTCGAGCGTCTGGCCCAGCCGAGAGTCTGGCTCCCGTGCGGCGGTTTTCTGGTGATCGAACGGACCGAGGCCTTCATCAGCATCGACGTCAACACCGGGCACTGTGTGAAAGGAAAGATTCCGGAGGAAACCTACCGGAGAGTCAATCTCGAGGCGGCGGCGGAGATCGCAAGACAGCTTTCGCTCCGGAACCTGTCGGGGATGATTCTGGTCGATTTCATCTCGATGCGCGCAGCGGATCACAATGAGGAACTGGTCAACGTGATGAAGAAGCTTGTCCGGAAGGATCACATTCATACGGAAGTGGTGGATCTGACGCCGCTTGGGATCATGGAAATCCTGCGGCAGAAAGTCCGCCGACCGCTGGCGGAGGAACTGGCGGCGTTTTCCGGGAACGCTTCCGGTTCTGGAGAGGCGGAAGAATCATAA